The following coding sequences lie in one Anaerolineae bacterium genomic window:
- a CDS encoding VTT domain-containing protein, with product MPPARQRRRLTFWQILGRAIAVLSALGITVAIVLLAPKIQEYRSTGYFAVFLISLIANATIILPVPALAVTFSMGATLHWPLVGLVAGIGEALGESTGYLAGYGGRAVIENRQLYTRMQYWMENHGMLTVFGLSAIPNPLIDLAGITAGASGYGFHKFLFAAWLGKTLKTMIFAWAGTQSISWLSWFLLG from the coding sequence ATGCCCCCAGCTAGACAACGTCGGCGCTTGACCTTTTGGCAAATTCTGGGCCGGGCGATTGCCGTTCTATCCGCCCTGGGCATTACTGTGGCCATTGTGCTGCTGGCCCCCAAAATCCAGGAATATCGGAGCACCGGCTATTTTGCCGTTTTTCTCATCAGTTTGATTGCCAACGCCACCATTATTTTACCCGTGCCTGCCCTGGCTGTTACCTTTAGCATGGGGGCCACGTTACATTGGCCATTAGTGGGTCTGGTGGCAGGTATTGGCGAGGCCCTGGGCGAGTCAACCGGCTATTTGGCCGGCTACGGGGGGCGGGCCGTTATTGAAAACCGACAATTGTATACGCGCATGCAGTACTGGATGGAAAATCACGGCATGCTGACCGTTTTTGGGCTATCTGCCATCCCCAATCCCCTGATTGACCTGGCCGGGATTACCGCCGGCGCATCGGGATATGGCTTTCATAAATTCCTCTTTGCCGCCTGGTTGGGCAAAACACTGAAAACCATGATCTTTGCCTGGGCCGGCACCCAGTCCATAAGCTGGCTGAGTTGGTTTTTGCTGGGCTAA
- a CDS encoding SDR family oxidoreductase — protein sequence MKVLFIGGTGVISSACSQLAVERGLELYLLNRGQTSRPIPEGVHVLRGDIRHKASVESVLRDEVFDVVVDWIAFVPEHIETDLELFRGRTGQYVFISSASAYQTPPTSLPVTESTPLDNPYWEYSRNKIACEESLVQAYRAEKFPITIVRPSHTYDQTKIPTGGYTTIDRMRRGKKVIVHGDGSSLWVLTHHQDFAKGFVGLLGNFHAIGEAFHITSDEVLTWNQIHQILARAAGVEAKLVHIPSECIAAYDPEWGASLLGDKTNSMIFDNTKIKRLVPDFSATIPFSRGAEEIMAWHDADPARQTIDEDYNRLVDKIIAAYELVWPEKRHSPLR from the coding sequence GTGAAAGTGCTGTTTATTGGCGGTACAGGCGTAATCAGTTCGGCGTGTTCGCAATTGGCCGTAGAACGTGGCCTTGAACTATATCTGTTAAATCGAGGCCAAACCTCACGCCCCATCCCTGAAGGCGTCCACGTTTTGCGCGGCGATATTCGCCACAAAGCCTCGGTGGAAAGCGTTCTCAGGGATGAAGTGTTTGATGTGGTGGTAGATTGGATTGCCTTTGTCCCCGAGCACATCGAAACCGATCTGGAACTTTTCCGGGGACGCACGGGCCAATACGTATTCATCAGTTCGGCCTCGGCCTATCAAACGCCTCCGACCAGCCTGCCGGTCACCGAATCTACCCCGCTGGATAATCCTTATTGGGAGTATTCGCGAAATAAAATTGCCTGTGAAGAAAGTCTGGTGCAAGCGTATCGTGCCGAAAAATTTCCCATCACCATCGTCCGCCCATCGCACACGTATGATCAAACCAAAATACCAACCGGCGGCTATACCACCATTGACCGGATGCGCAGAGGCAAAAAGGTTATTGTTCACGGCGATGGCTCTTCGCTGTGGGTGTTAACCCATCACCAAGATTTTGCCAAAGGTTTTGTGGGCCTGCTGGGTAATTTCCACGCCATTGGTGAAGCTTTCCACATCACCTCTGACGAGGTGCTCACCTGGAACCAAATTCATCAAATCCTGGCCCGCGCCGCCGGGGTTGAGGCCAAATTGGTCCATATCCCCTCGGAGTGTATTGCGGCTTATGATCCGGAGTGGGGCGCGAGTCTTTTAGGCGATAAAACTAACAGCATGATCTTTGACAATACCAAAATCAAACGCCTTGTGCCCGATTTTTCTGCCACTATTCCCTTTTCTCGCGGCGCCGAGGAAATAATGGCCTGGCACGATGCCGACCCGGCCCGTCAAACCATTGACGAGGATTATAACCGCCTGGTAGATAAAATAATTGCGGCGTATGAGTTAGTGTGGCCGGAGAAACGGCATTCACCATTGCGGTAA
- a CDS encoding uroporphyrinogen decarboxylase family protein — protein sequence MASNWQNFKVAAQLGQPEQVPVALIVDSPWLPGYAGIDTRDYYLFPDKWLEINLGLLERFPDVVWIPGFWLEYGMVAEPSAFGVKLQFHTDSPPSIEPVVTDLSFWANVKPANPQTDGLMPLILRLYQVMDERLQAEGLGIKMVCARGPMTVASWLAGMTPLLMGFAVNPDRVSRILNAVTTTIIRWLHAQLDCLRQPEGILLLDDIVGMVSQQHYEELIQPHLRRIFDEFEGLLRIYHNDTPCPHLLASLAEANFDVFNFSHKTDIAQVKAKMGHRVALMGNVPPLDVGVRGTPADVTQAAQECLDKVAPGGGMILSFGGGVSPGTPPENIAALAKTALEWSQDHNK from the coding sequence ATGGCTTCAAATTGGCAAAATTTTAAAGTAGCCGCTCAACTTGGTCAGCCTGAACAGGTTCCGGTGGCCCTCATTGTTGATAGCCCGTGGCTGCCCGGCTACGCGGGCATTGACACGCGGGATTATTACCTCTTTCCCGATAAGTGGTTGGAGATCAACCTGGGTTTGTTGGAGCGTTTCCCCGATGTGGTCTGGATTCCCGGCTTTTGGCTGGAATATGGCATGGTCGCCGAACCCTCCGCCTTTGGCGTTAAACTTCAATTCCACACCGACAGCCCTCCCTCTATTGAGCCGGTAGTCACCGACCTCTCTTTTTGGGCCAACGTAAAACCGGCCAATCCACAAACCGACGGGCTGATGCCGCTGATCCTCCGCCTGTACCAGGTGATGGACGAACGCCTGCAAGCCGAAGGGCTGGGCATCAAAATGGTCTGTGCCCGCGGCCCCATGACAGTCGCCTCGTGGCTGGCCGGGATGACGCCATTATTGATGGGATTTGCCGTCAACCCGGATCGGGTTTCACGCATTCTAAATGCCGTCACCACCACCATTATCCGCTGGCTGCATGCCCAGTTAGATTGTCTCCGACAACCGGAAGGCATCCTGTTGCTCGATGACATTGTGGGCATGGTTTCTCAGCAGCATTATGAAGAACTTATTCAGCCACATTTACGCCGTATCTTTGATGAGTTTGAGGGACTGCTACGCATTTACCATAACGACACCCCCTGCCCCCACCTGTTGGCCAGTTTGGCCGAGGCTAATTTTGACGTGTTCAATTTCAGTCATAAAACAGACATTGCCCAGGTGAAGGCCAAAATGGGACATCGGGTGGCCTTGATGGGCAATGTTCCCCCCCTGGATGTGGGGGTGCGGGGCACCCCGGCAGATGTAACCCAGGCGGCTCAGGAATGTCTTGATAAAGTTGCGCCTGGCGGGGGAATGATTCTCTCCTTTGGTGGTGGAGTTTCGCCGGGAACCCCACCCGAAAACATTGCAGCCCTGGCTAAAACGGCTCTTGAATGGTCGCAGGACCACAATAAGTGA
- a CDS encoding DUF1624 domain-containing protein, translated as MPTINKSSRLWEIDTLRGMAIVLMVFYHFIWDLHYFGLYQTNMLVGPWQSFARFIATIFIGVMGVSLTLSYNRAKRQTGQPKLFRKFFLRGVKIFGWGMLITAATYFFIGRGFVIFGILHLLGLSIILAYPFLHWNRWASFIAGLVAIGLGIYVDSLVVFYPWLIWLGVKQAGVAMVDYYPVLPWFSLALLGVFAGYTFYPQGGRRFDLPDFSQVAPSRVLQFLGRHSLLIYLVHQPILIGLFLMLGYGSF; from the coding sequence GTGCCAACAATCAACAAGTCGTCCAGGCTTTGGGAAATAGATACACTTCGCGGCATGGCTATTGTGTTAATGGTATTTTACCATTTTATATGGGACTTGCACTACTTTGGCCTGTACCAGACCAACATGCTGGTTGGACCCTGGCAAAGTTTTGCCCGCTTTATTGCCACCATTTTTATTGGGGTGATGGGCGTATCTTTGACCCTCAGTTACAACCGGGCCAAACGGCAGACCGGTCAGCCCAAGCTCTTTAGAAAGTTTTTCCTGCGGGGGGTCAAAATTTTTGGCTGGGGTATGCTCATTACCGCCGCTACCTACTTTTTCATTGGCCGGGGTTTTGTGATTTTTGGAATCCTGCACCTGCTGGGGTTGTCGATCATTCTGGCCTATCCGTTTTTGCATTGGAACAGGTGGGCCAGTTTTATAGCCGGTTTAGTGGCCATTGGGCTGGGAATTTATGTAGATTCACTGGTTGTGTTTTATCCCTGGCTCATCTGGCTGGGCGTGAAACAGGCTGGCGTGGCGATGGTGGATTATTATCCGGTATTGCCCTGGTTTAGCCTTGCCTTGTTGGGTGTATTTGCCGGCTACACCTTCTATCCCCAAGGTGGGCGCCGGTTTGACCTGCCGGATTTTTCTCAGGTTGCGCCCAGCCGCGTTTTGCAATTTTTGGGCCGGCACTCGCTACTGATTTATCTCGTTCATCAACCCATTTTAATTGGCCTGTTTTTGATGCTTGGGTATGGTTCTTTTTAG
- a CDS encoding valine--tRNA ligase codes for MSDQSPPNLLIDPNNMAKAYDPKLFEEPLYNWWESKGYFKPEIAGEKAPPFVIAMPPPNVTGALHLGHAITASIEDLMIRYHRMHGRASLWIPGSDHAGIATQLQIERTLHEEGTSRAEIGREKFLEKTWAWKEEYGGRITRQHRRLGASCDWDRERFTMDEGLCRAVREAFVRLYEKGLIYRGEYLINWSPGLQTAVSDLEVEYTEEQGYLYYFKYMLTEADRAETGVEYIPVATTRPETILGDTAVAVHPEDERYTHLVGKHCLVPVLGREIPVIADPYVDLEFGTGALKITPGHDPNDFEIGRQHNLAVINILNKNATMNENAGPYQGQDRFECRQNLWADMEVAGLTLKTEPHRSPVPRSQRGGEIIEPLVSTQWFVKTKPLAEAALQAVADGRIKIIPERFTRVYNNWMENIRDWCISRQLWWGHRIPVWYCQDCGQMTVTRDDPTHCAHCHSQHIEQDPDVLDTWFSSGLWPFSTLGWPDDTPDLRRYYPNDVMETGYDILFFWVARMIMSGLEYAGDIPFHTVYLHGLIRDEHGKKMSKSAGNVIDPLEIMDEYGTDALRFTLLTGSTPGNDMNLSLDRIAANRNFGNKIWNATRFVVNNLGTAFQSGAATWNLSGLTMPDRWILSRLNRLIQDVTRLIDDYNFGEAGRQLYDFFWSEFADWYIEVAKVRLQGTDARAQATVRRVLVHVLDRSLRLLHPYIPFVTEAAWQHLPHDYESLMIARWPGQSFTGLDEEAEAQMSILMEIIRTIRNVRAEYNVEPGRRIIAYIAAGEYQEMLANHQEILINLARLDADALHLVPGLAQKPEQAVGQVISGGIEIYLPLAGMIDLAAEKERLQKELAQLQQRIAAGQAKLNTPNFVQKAPAEVVDRERERLADFELQAAKIQSQLQDLE; via the coding sequence ATGTCTGACCAGTCACCCCCCAATTTGCTTATTGATCCAAACAATATGGCCAAAGCCTACGATCCCAAATTGTTTGAAGAACCACTCTATAATTGGTGGGAGAGCAAAGGCTACTTCAAACCGGAGATTGCCGGAGAAAAGGCCCCCCCCTTTGTTATTGCCATGCCTCCCCCCAATGTAACCGGGGCCTTACACCTGGGGCACGCCATCACCGCTTCAATTGAAGACCTGATGATCCGCTATCACCGCATGCATGGCCGGGCTTCGCTCTGGATTCCGGGTTCCGACCACGCCGGCATTGCCACCCAACTGCAAATTGAGCGCACCCTGCACGAAGAAGGCACCAGCCGCGCAGAAATTGGCCGCGAAAAATTTTTGGAAAAAACCTGGGCCTGGAAAGAGGAGTATGGCGGCAGAATCACCCGGCAGCATCGCCGCCTGGGCGCTTCGTGTGATTGGGACCGGGAGCGCTTTACTATGGACGAGGGTCTCTGCCGGGCCGTGCGCGAAGCCTTTGTGCGGTTGTATGAAAAGGGCCTTATTTACCGGGGCGAATATCTCATCAACTGGTCGCCTGGCCTGCAAACGGCGGTGAGTGATTTGGAAGTGGAGTATACCGAAGAACAAGGCTACCTCTACTATTTTAAATATATGCTCACCGAAGCCGACCGGGCCGAAACTGGCGTGGAATACATCCCCGTGGCTACCACCCGCCCCGAAACCATCCTGGGCGATACGGCCGTGGCCGTCCATCCTGAAGATGAACGCTACACCCACCTGGTGGGCAAACACTGCCTGGTGCCGGTGTTAGGCCGCGAAATCCCCGTGATTGCCGACCCGTACGTTGACCTTGAATTTGGCACCGGCGCGCTAAAAATTACGCCCGGCCACGACCCCAACGACTTTGAGATTGGCCGCCAGCATAACTTGGCCGTTATCAACATTCTCAATAAAAACGCTACCATGAATGAAAACGCCGGGCCATATCAAGGCCAGGATCGTTTTGAGTGTCGCCAAAATCTGTGGGCCGATATGGAAGTCGCCGGGCTAACGCTCAAAACCGAACCGCATCGCTCCCCTGTGCCGCGCTCACAACGCGGGGGGGAAATCATTGAGCCGCTGGTGTCAACCCAGTGGTTTGTGAAAACCAAACCCCTGGCCGAGGCTGCTCTGCAAGCCGTGGCCGATGGCCGGATAAAAATTATCCCGGAGCGTTTCACCCGTGTCTACAACAATTGGATGGAAAACATCCGCGATTGGTGTATCAGTCGCCAACTGTGGTGGGGCCATCGCATCCCGGTGTGGTATTGTCAGGACTGCGGCCAGATGACCGTGACCCGTGATGACCCTACTCACTGTGCCCATTGCCACAGCCAGCATATTGAACAAGACCCGGACGTGCTGGACACCTGGTTTAGCTCCGGCCTGTGGCCCTTTTCCACGCTGGGCTGGCCCGATGACACGCCCGACTTGCGCCGCTATTATCCCAACGACGTGATGGAAACCGGCTATGACATCCTCTTCTTCTGGGTGGCCCGCATGATTATGAGCGGTCTAGAATACGCTGGCGACATCCCTTTCCACACCGTTTACTTGCACGGCCTGATTAGGGATGAACACGGCAAAAAAATGAGCAAGAGCGCGGGCAACGTGATTGACCCCCTGGAAATTATGGATGAGTACGGCACCGACGCCCTGCGTTTTACCCTGCTCACCGGCTCAACGCCCGGCAACGATATGAATCTGTCCCTGGACCGCATTGCGGCCAACCGCAACTTTGGCAACAAAATTTGGAACGCCACCCGCTTTGTGGTCAATAATCTGGGCACCGCGTTTCAATCGGGTGCGGCCACCTGGAACCTGTCCGGCCTGACCATGCCCGACCGCTGGATATTGAGCCGGTTGAACCGGCTTATCCAGGATGTAACCCGGCTCATTGACGATTACAATTTTGGCGAAGCGGGCCGTCAACTGTACGACTTTTTCTGGAGCGAATTTGCCGATTGGTACATTGAAGTGGCCAAAGTTCGACTGCAAGGCACGGACGCCCGCGCCCAGGCTACGGTGCGCCGGGTTTTGGTTCACGTGCTGGATCGTTCTTTGCGGCTGCTCCATCCTTACATTCCGTTTGTTACCGAAGCCGCCTGGCAGCACCTGCCCCACGATTATGAAAGCCTGATGATTGCGCGCTGGCCGGGGCAATCGTTTACCGGCCTTGACGAAGAAGCCGAGGCGCAGATGTCCATCTTGATGGAAATCATTCGGACCATCCGCAACGTTCGCGCTGAGTACAACGTTGAGCCGGGCCGGCGCATTATTGCTTACATTGCCGCCGGCGAATACCAGGAGATGCTGGCCAATCATCAAGAAATTCTTATTAACCTGGCCCGCCTGGACGCGGACGCCTTACACCTGGTCCCCGGTCTGGCTCAAAAGCCGGAGCAGGCGGTGGGTCAGGTTATCAGCGGCGGCATTGAAATTTACCTGCCCCTGGCCGGCATGATTGACCTGGCGGCAGAAAAAGAGCGGCTCCAGAAAGAACTGGCCCAACTGCAACAACGAATTGCCGCAGGCCAGGCCAAACTCAACACCCCAAACTTTGTGCAAAAAGCCCCCGCCGAGGTGGTTGACCGGGAGCGTGAACGGCTGGCCGACTTTGAGCTACAGGCGGCCAAAATTCAGAGCCAGTTGCAGGACTTGGAGTGA
- a CDS encoding cupin domain-containing protein, producing MTILKYHETPAEKIARKVERRLAHLKNLMIVVIDFDDGPTSEPDPPHAHPHEQVCYVAEGEIIFFLADEPTHLKAGDVFLVPSGQPHTIQRLTEHVRLVDCFTPIREDFLK from the coding sequence ATGACCATCCTAAAATATCATGAAACTCCCGCCGAAAAAATTGCCCGAAAAGTAGAGCGCCGGTTGGCTCATCTTAAAAACTTAATGATTGTGGTAATTGATTTTGACGACGGCCCCACGTCTGAACCAGACCCACCCCATGCTCACCCGCACGAACAGGTATGTTACGTGGCCGAAGGAGAAATCATCTTTTTTCTGGCAGATGAGCCAACCCACCTGAAAGCCGGGGATGTGTTTCTGGTCCCTTCGGGGCAGCCCCACACTATTCAACGCTTAACCGAGCACGTGCGCTTGGTGGATTGTTTTACCCCCATCCGGGAAGATTTTTTAAAATAG
- a CDS encoding aldo/keto reductase translates to MKYVKLGKTDLTVSTMTLGCWAFAGGDLWGPQDEADSIATVHAALDVGINFFDTAEGYGRGYSEEVLGRALVGRRNKAVIATKVGRENLLPEAVQQACENSLRRLQTDYIDLYQIHWRDHAIPLADTWAALEKLRDQGKVQAIGVCNFGMQDLAELVNTGRSETNQIPYNLLWRAIEFKVRQKCIEEGIGILPYSVLMQALLTGKYASPDDVPEGRARSRHFSKNRPRSRHSEAGCEAETFAAIEEIRRISQKIEQPMANVSMAWLLHQPGITSIIVGARHPGQIERNVKAVNLALAPDIIAELNEATEEVKQKLGPNPDIWQSTSRFR, encoded by the coding sequence ATGAAATACGTAAAGCTTGGCAAAACCGATCTTACTGTCTCAACAATGACCCTGGGCTGCTGGGCCTTTGCCGGCGGCGACCTGTGGGGGCCGCAGGATGAGGCCGATTCCATCGCTACCGTGCATGCGGCTTTGGATGTTGGCATTAATTTTTTTGATACGGCCGAGGGTTATGGGCGTGGCTATTCGGAAGAAGTTCTCGGTCGCGCCCTGGTAGGACGTCGGAACAAGGCCGTTATTGCCACCAAAGTGGGCCGAGAAAATCTATTGCCTGAAGCGGTGCAACAAGCATGCGAGAACAGCCTGCGCCGTCTCCAGACCGATTATATTGACTTGTACCAGATTCACTGGCGCGACCACGCCATTCCCCTGGCCGATACCTGGGCCGCTCTGGAAAAACTGCGCGATCAGGGTAAAGTGCAGGCCATTGGTGTTTGTAATTTTGGCATGCAAGATTTAGCCGAACTGGTAAATACGGGCCGAAGCGAAACCAACCAAATTCCTTACAATCTGCTCTGGCGGGCGATTGAGTTTAAAGTCAGGCAGAAGTGCATTGAGGAAGGCATCGGGATTTTGCCCTATAGTGTTTTAATGCAAGCCCTGCTTACGGGCAAATACGCTTCGCCCGACGATGTGCCCGAGGGTCGGGCGCGTTCGCGGCATTTTTCCAAAAACCGGCCCCGCTCCCGCCACAGTGAAGCGGGCTGTGAAGCGGAAACATTTGCCGCCATTGAGGAAATTCGCCGGATTAGCCAGAAGATTGAGCAACCGATGGCCAATGTGTCAATGGCCTGGTTACTACACCAGCCGGGGATCACGTCCATCATTGTTGGCGCCCGCCACCCGGGCCAGATTGAACGGAATGTTAAAGCGGTAAACCTGGCCCTAGCGCCGGACATCATCGCTGAATTGAACGAGGCCACAGAAGAAGTTAAACAGAAGCTAGGCCCCAACCCGGATATATGGCAGTCAACTTCCAGATTCCGGTAA
- a CDS encoding LysM peptidoglycan-binding domain-containing protein, translated as MAANFDFDETYDDTEMEAEEEAPPKKRSPLRIILLVLLILVLLCVVCYGGANLLGGTLVSFLPAQVQNVIPGGGEPATIAPVLDTATPIPTEAAPEETTEPVPTQELPTPDTGELPATTEPTGEPVPPTEATVQPTEEPLQPTGEPGEATPTTEPVPGPTSTPTLAPPPTPETGPTVAITPESCENNSPPVANANGPYTAMMGKGQAFVAFEATGSVDSDGTIIQYKWDFGDDSAPETGEAVIHGYTSVGNYLAILTVTDDCNATGQDVAEVTIVGPTPPAPGDTPTPLPTNEPLPADVTLGFCYLVQYGDTLSGIAWYYGLAIQDLAMVNGVSPEYMVIAGQGLFIPLGQITAGPNAYQVQASDTLAGIARQCGLTTTALAQANDLSPGATLNPGQIVIVPLGR; from the coding sequence ATGGCTGCTAACTTTGATTTTGACGAAACGTATGATGACACTGAAATGGAAGCTGAAGAGGAGGCCCCTCCCAAAAAACGCAGTCCCCTGCGAATCATCTTATTGGTTTTATTGATCCTGGTGCTGCTGTGTGTGGTTTGTTATGGCGGGGCAAACCTCTTGGGAGGTACGCTCGTTAGTTTCCTGCCGGCCCAAGTGCAAAACGTGATTCCTGGCGGCGGCGAACCCGCTACCATAGCGCCGGTTCTTGATACCGCCACCCCAATCCCCACCGAAGCTGCTCCTGAAGAGACCACCGAGCCTGTGCCCACTCAAGAACTTCCTACCCCTGATACCGGCGAACTTCCGGCTACCACTGAACCGACCGGCGAACCGGTCCCGCCAACCGAAGCGACAGTCCAACCAACGGAAGAGCCTCTCCAACCAACCGGGGAACCCGGTGAAGCGACACCTACTACTGAGCCGGTGCCAGGCCCTACCTCAACGCCCACCCTGGCCCCACCTCCAACCCCCGAAACCGGCCCAACCGTAGCGATTACGCCCGAAAGCTGTGAGAACAATAGCCCGCCTGTGGCCAACGCCAACGGGCCGTATACCGCCATGATGGGCAAGGGCCAGGCATTTGTCGCTTTTGAGGCGACCGGGTCTGTTGATTCGGATGGAACAATCATCCAGTACAAATGGGATTTTGGCGATGACAGCGCCCCGGAAACAGGCGAAGCGGTTATTCATGGCTATACCAGTGTGGGAAATTACCTGGCCATCCTGACGGTAACGGATGATTGCAATGCTACCGGCCAGGACGTGGCTGAAGTAACCATTGTGGGACCTACCCCGCCTGCGCCGGGCGACACTCCAACTCCGCTGCCCACCAACGAGCCACTTCCAGCCGACGTGACCCTGGGGTTTTGCTACCTGGTTCAATACGGCGATACGCTTTCGGGCATAGCCTGGTATTATGGTTTAGCTATACAAGATTTGGCTATGGTCAATGGAGTTAGCCCCGAGTACATGGTCATTGCCGGTCAGGGCTTGTTCATTCCTCTGGGACAAATTACGGCAGGGCCTAATGCCTACCAGGTTCAGGCCAGCGATACGTTGGCCGGTATTGCTCGCCAATGCGGCTTGACCACTACGGCCCTGGCTCAAGCAAATGATTTAAGCCCCGGCGCCACTTTAAATCCGGGGCAAATCGTCATTGTTCCGTTGGGCCGGTAA
- a CDS encoding mannonate dehydratase, translating to MNQAQKKVSSKIKLSMFIDPEPEQDQLLFAKQLGLNYVYTWVEAHQRDHEFLANLGEKVAKAGLTLYNAGNYDIAKSDKIHLALPGRDEVIAEFKTFIRNLGRAGIHTTTFTWEPSQVWSSTPGQTRGAVTRRVDLAEMKRRPLTHGRTYTGDEIWENFTYFIRHILPVAEEAGVRLALHPNDPPAPALGGIPCLIHSFTDYERAFEIANSPYLGMEFCTGCWLEGGDDFGNMLEAIRYFHAQGKIFIVHFRNVSAPLPEFVETFLDNGYMDMSQVMKVFVEIGYDGTMILDHTPQFTGPYAQGGGTAYAIGYMRALIERAEAELNSE from the coding sequence ATGAACCAGGCGCAGAAAAAAGTCAGCTCAAAAATAAAACTGTCAATGTTCATTGACCCCGAACCGGAGCAAGACCAACTATTATTTGCCAAACAACTTGGCCTGAACTATGTGTATACCTGGGTGGAAGCGCACCAGCGTGATCACGAATTTCTGGCCAATTTGGGGGAAAAGGTAGCCAAGGCAGGTTTGACCTTGTACAATGCCGGGAATTACGATATAGCCAAATCTGATAAAATCCATTTGGCTCTGCCGGGCCGGGATGAAGTTATTGCCGAATTCAAAACTTTTATCCGCAACCTGGGCCGGGCCGGCATTCACACCACCACTTTCACCTGGGAACCCTCACAGGTGTGGAGTTCAACGCCGGGCCAAACGCGAGGCGCAGTCACCCGCCGAGTTGACCTGGCCGAAATGAAACGCCGTCCCCTGACGCATGGCCGGACGTATACCGGGGACGAAATTTGGGAGAATTTCACCTATTTTATCCGGCACATTCTGCCGGTGGCCGAAGAGGCCGGTGTGCGGCTGGCCCTGCATCCCAATGATCCGCCGGCCCCAGCCTTGGGTGGTATCCCCTGCTTGATTCACAGTTTTACGGATTACGAACGGGCCTTTGAAATTGCCAATAGCCCCTACCTGGGCATGGAGTTTTGCACCGGCTGCTGGCTGGAAGGCGGCGATGATTTTGGCAATATGCTGGAAGCTATCCGTTATTTTCACGCGCAAGGAAAAATTTTCATTGTTCACTTCCGCAACGTCAGCGCGCCGCTGCCTGAGTTTGTGGAAACCTTCCTGGATAACGGCTACATGGATATGTCTCAGGTGATGAAAGTTTTTGTAGAAATTGGCTATGATGGCACCATGATCCTGGACCATACACCCCAATTTACCGGACCATACGCCCAGGGCGGCGGCACAGCTTATGCCATTGGTTACATGCGGGCCTTGATTGAACGGGCTGAAGCCGAGTTAAACAGCGAATAA